In Synchiropus splendidus isolate RoL2022-P1 chromosome 7, RoL_Sspl_1.0, whole genome shotgun sequence, the genomic window TGAACCAACTATAAATAAAGTCTCGACTTGATTTCTCGATATTTGAAAACTTGAATTATGTTGATATTGTCCCGCACTCGTGGAGAGTTGGCTTTACTGTCTGATGAACACATTTATGATAAAGGGATAATAAGGAACAATATGCATATTTACTGATTTTAAAACCGTAGCAAGGcatgaaacttaaaaaaaaaaaattgtaagcATAGAGTACATTAGAAAATAGATTAGAATAGACTAAAACTAATAACCAAATGACACTTCACACAGACACGACTAGATTAGAATAGACTAAAACTAATAACCAAATGACACTTCACACAGACACGACTAGATTAGAATAGACTAAAACTAATAACCAAATGACACTTCACACAGACACGACTCGTTGAACATCATTTATTCGTCCTGGATCTAAGATTACAAATAGTTTTCAAATACACATTAAAATATATCCACTTTTTTAATTAAAAGAGCATTTAACTTCATTAAAAGGCACGTGACCCTCATTAACCCTGTGAAATTCCATCGATCCCGTTCTCAACATACAAATAGTGTATTTCTCTGACAATTAAAAACATTGCATTTACAACCAGAGGAAGACGTTTCATCCAATGTTTAAACTATGAAACACAGCTCTCACTCAGACTCTCTTCAAAGGCACCGACGTCTTCCCTCTTCTtccctcatatatatatatatatatatttatcacataaaaaaatccatttattaTTCAGTTCTTCATTTCCCATGAAACTTCTTGTTcaggaggaagatgagcaggTTGACGTTGACCTTAGCTTTGTCGAACATCTTCATGACGGCGACGCCCTCGTACTGCATCTGGAGCAgatcctacacacacacacacgttcaggaGGAGCCGATGAACACGCCTGTCACCGGACTGAGGCTGAGCGATTCATACCTGGAAGTGGAGCTGAACCTTCTCCATCTCCACGCCCATGAATTTGGCTTTGACTTCAAAATCCCCCACTTCTTCCGTAGGCGAGATGTCAAACATGACGTTTTTgaacctggaggaggagaagaagaggtgtTTCCCAGACATCAGGTGGTGGATTCAAAagtgctgaaaagaaaaaatgaaccTCTGTACTCACTGGTTGGTCTGTAGACCCTCGATCTCCAGGATGACTCCCTTCTCGTGCAGCCTCGCTGCCGTGTACTTCAGAGACTGTGGCTTGGACTTTTTACTGCCCTTTCCTTCTCCTTTGCTGTCCAGTTTAATGGACCGGCGGGAATTCCTGGTGGGGAACGGCAACACCACACGCATCAactctccagcttcttctcGCCACACGGACTCAGCacaactcacttcctgttgaggtTGTCCAGGCAGGTTTTGATGTAAGTGTCGTAATAGTTCATCTGCTCCTGGAAGAAAGCCGTTTTGGAGTTGAGCGCCGTCAGGGTCTgctgaagcttcaccagctcggccttcctcctctgcctgtAGCGCCGCTGATAGCGAATATCCTGccgatcaccatggcaacgatcacatTCAGCTCAGGTGCGAATCCAGCTAATGTGCGGGTTGCACCTTGGACACGTCATTGATGATGTCCTGGTAGTTGTTGCCGGCGGAGACCAGGCTGGCCTGCtccaggttcctcaggttcctctggatcttcctcttcttctgctcaATGGGGAGCTGGCTGTCCTCCAGCACCGCCGGGCTGCTCTTCAGACCTTCAGGCGTCTGTGCGTCCTGAACGGCCCGACGTGCCACAATCTTGTTgtgctccagctccttcagGTGAGAACCGGTCAGAACATCTCCAactcaagacaaaaaaacaaaaacccaacCTGGGGCGCCGAGGCAGGGGACTCCAGGATCTCCGTCAAAGTCTCTGCAGGCTGAATGCGAACCACATCCACTATGAGTTTCTTAGTCCTGAAATCATAAATACATAGATATAGCAACAACAAGAGAATAGTGGCACTGAACAGCTCATGACCACAGGAGGGAGCAGgactcagctctgtcttcatcaCCACAGAACAATAGAACTGAAGACGACACACTGGTTCCACATCCCACTCCTTTATCACGAGTGATTTCACACTGTGAACCGTGACCTTGAACTTAGAGCAGCTGATCCTCATCTTGACTTTGTAAAACTCAGAATTTAATATTAAACATTTATAAAGTGCTCTTTCGCAACATTTCCAGGGAGCAAAGGTCATGACTTCTGCAATGATACAAACAACTGCCTACATAGAGCTTACCAAAATATTCTACTCCTTACTGGACTATAGTCATGAAATTCAAAGCTGTTTTCCGGTAAAAACATATATGTAcagttaagtaaaaaaaaaatctgcaagtcttcattaaaaaaatgttaacacaGTTCAGTGATGAGAAGGTCTTTGAGCTGAGGGGTCATTTCAAAGCTGACCAAAGTTCACATCAGGAGGCATCACGTGGCTCTGCAGTAACTATCCGTGACTCTGCTAAATTCAACAAGTCATACAGTAATTAAATCATTGTCCATCATTTCGAGGACCATCAAATAATAGAGTCAAAAGGACTGCAGCACATGTACTGACACATGACTTCACTTCCCCAGTGaagaaacagttttttttaaccaaaaaacACTAGTAGTGAATATTAGAAACATATTACAGTCGAAGTGCGTATCTTTCTGtacattcattcactttcactTGTAAAAACCGTGACAAGGCCATGGCTACAGGTTTACAGGAAAGATAACAGCGTTGACtccagcacttcctgtttgagcagGAAAGAGGATGACAACGTGTCGGTGGGTGATAGTGACAGATGCTAACTGGAGACACGTCATCGCTCCCATCATAACAGTGTGACTGGTGGAAACATTATTTAAGCCGAAGAAATTGGTCACATCTCTAAGGTACAGAATCCTGGGAAACCTACTTGGTCATCAGGGTCTTCAGGTCCTTGTCGTCTCCTTCCAGCAGCTCAAACTTGCTGGTGAGAGTCAGAGAGATCTCAGTTTTGGCCAGTAGGCTGAGAGCAGTCTCTCTGTTGGGATCATTGGGATTTACAGCCCCTTCTCCTGCAAACAAACACTACATCTAGTGACATGTGAATTGATGTCAGGCTGTGGAACTGGCTCTACCCAGCAGCGTCTCTACGTCTGGAACATCTCCCaggtcctgcagcagctcatgCAGCAGGTCGTTACGGTCCGGAGAAATGGCATCCAAGTGCTCCAGAAGCAGCTGCGCAGATGAATTTGGTGAGATAAAAGGGTGACAATTCACTACAGTCAACAGTCAGAGCCCAGACAATTCAAACGCTCACTGAATGTGTGTTGATGATCTCCTCGATGGAGATGTAGATGATTGGTTTGCTCAGGGTCACCATGTCCGAGTACTCGTCAATGTTGAATTTCTCCTCCGGCTCAGGAACATCACAGGCAGCCTGGAAAAACTCCCTGGAAGAAGACCATGAATGACCCTCCTGAAccttctcctgcagcagcttggCTCGTCCTTCACACTGACTCAGAAGCCTGCGCTCACCTGAACTTGTCGTAGGTCTGTGATATGTAGTTGTTGAGGGGGGTGAGGTGAGCGTTCTCCCCCTCGAACAGCTTGTTAGCAGCGGCGTGCTGGAGCATCTTTGCCACGGAGCCCAGGTTGCGCCGCTGGTCGGAGTGCAGCTGCCCCCCGGCAGACATGTCGATGATGTCGAAACCATCTGGAGCCACGATGGCTGGATTCATGTAGCGGTAGTAAAGCAGGTTCCCTACGATCTGGCCCAAACTCCAGTCAGTACCTCCagtcatgaaagaaaaacacgtGCATGTTCTAACCTTCATCAGCTCATCGTCTGAGGCGTCGGGGAACTTTTCATGGAGGCAGTTCTTCAGAACTTTGGCGATGTATTTCATGCCATAACTGCAAGCAAAGCAAACAATGACATTGGGGAAATAAACACGCAGATATCTCTCTCCCTCATTTCTGCCTAACTTATGAACGTAAACGTGTAATAAGAAAGATACATTCAATTCACAAAAcatcttttaaaatgtaattcatgTAGCGGTGGTTTTCCTTTAAAAGCGTCAACGTTGCATgcaacagcaacagcaccaCCTAGTGGTAACACAGTAATACGCGATTAAAAATACCGCCAACAATTTAACTTCAAGCTAAAAGcttttagatgaaaaaaaatatttcgtGGCAGAATGTAGTAAACATATGTTATCACCTATCAGAAACAGAAAGTCCATCACTATCAGCATATTGTATTATAGCCTTGAAATGTGTTTAATGTGTATACACTGTAAATATGTTCAGATGGTTCttatattctattctattgtgATCTTAACACTTAGTGTATACTAGTATATCTTTTATTCTATTTAGTATGTTTTTTTTGAGTAACATCGTAttctctttatttctttattcctcTTCGATCTTCAGAAGGGGTTTTGcatgtaacaaaaaaaattccccccagataaaaaaaactgaTATTGATTCTGATATTGATCTTTGTTTCATTCAACAAGAGCTATCCTGACGTTGAAAGTCCTTGTCGGTGCAGGACACACTTACGGTATATTATCCAGTGAAGACACGATGGAGTTCAGAACTTTGTCTGTGGCTGCACGAAGCGCTACACTTGAAGCCTCCAGTCTGTTGCGCACCTCCTCGTGAGACATGGCCTGCTCGGGGGTCACCTCGTACGGCAGCTTACTGTGACACAGAAATGGAGAATTCAACCTCTTATAGTGAGGAAGCGTCTGTGTGCGCTCCTCAAACAAAGAGCACAAATAAATCATGGAAAGTAAGGATTCATCAAGCGCTCACTTGCATCCAGTGAAAAACTACTGTAGTTATATACATAATGCTTTTTAAACTCTGATTTCTGTGGCCTCCAGCTACCTGGCCTCCCCAGTTGCGGTCTCCACCTGGTTGACCCAGGCCTTGTACACGTCCACAGGGTTGGTGTTGATGCCCAGGTTCTTGTCCTCAATGAGATCTTTGACGACTGGAGCCAGCAGCTGCCTGAGAGTGTTGTGGCCTCGCGCACCTCTGTTGAAGCTCACCACCATCTTGATGACGGTCGGGTTTCCCGTCACTATGTCCTGCATTTGGTCCACCTTGGAGCTGAGGTTCAACAACACCACGATGGTTTTCATTGGTTCCAACATGAAGAGGGCCTAAGTCTGAGAGCTAAGCTGGTGACAGGGTAAGGGTGTTTCTCTCACTTGATTTCCTCCTCCAGCGCCGTCTTGAAGAGCTTCAGCAGAAGGTATTCCTCTCTCTGGTTGGAGGCGTAGTTGTACAAGGTGAAAATCACAGTGTCCATAAACTTGGTGGACTTGTTTTGTGGCATCTGGAATATAAGCTTGGCCAAGTAGGACGGGTTGGTCTGGAAGAAAGGGGTAGGTTCACGTTCCATATGAgacagtgagagtgagatgaGAGTGTCGTACCTGCAGCAGGTAGAAGAGGTGCTGGTAGGCCTCCAGCTTTCTTCTCTTGACTTTATTCAGACCCTTGATGCCCAGTCTGTCTGCTCCAGCCAGTTCATCTTTACGCTCCTTATTTTTCATATTCTTCATCTTCTTATTATGAGTGACCACGTCCTTTTGAGGAGAAAAGGATTGAGCAAGAGTTGGAATGAATGTACAAACACTTTGTAATGCTCAGAACAAACCTGCAGAGTGATCCTGTTCTTCACCAGCAGCCCGATCTTTATGTCCATCAGGTTCAAGTCTTTCTCCATCTGCTGGTTGGAGCGAATTTTGGTGACGACTTCCTCTCTTAACcgtgtcacttcctgctcctcctgcacaTCCAGAGGACTCTGCTCCAACAAGTGGACGAACTTGCGCACCACAGACAGAGGGGGGTCTTTggctccggctgaaaacatggcaCAAGTCGGTTCACCACAGGTGATAGATGACtccaatatacagtatatatcaaCATTGACGTTGACTTACTAAGCGTCCTGTAGTCCTCCCTGGCCTTGTTGGCTTTAAGGAAAGCCTGGATCTTCACAATCTCTTTCTCCTAcacgcaaaaacaaaacacttcaatgACATATTCACACACAGAATCTGCAAGAGTTCATGGACTCACATGCTCCTTGAAGTACCGCAGCCTCTGATTGTACTGACGCTTGGCTTTCCACATTTTAACCCAAGACTGGAGCTGCAGggaaattcacattttaatgtgcaacaaaagGTGATTTAATTTAACTGCACTattaacaaaaccaaaaaaagctCACCTTGACAATGGAGTCGACATTGTCTTGTAGCAAATTCATTCTCTCCTTGTACGCTTTCCGCTGTTTGTAACCTTTCCAGCAGGCCTGGGATTCATTGGTTCAATGTTACTTTCTTGGGATACGAAAAAATGGCTACCCCTCACTTTCTCATCCACATACTGACTGACCTTACATGCTCAGTCACTCACTTTCTCAGACTAAAAGTCTATTTAATACTCCGTAAAAGCAGCTGACTCATAGCTAGGTTACCTGTAACTTGACAACATGCGGCTCCTGCTCACGCAGGTACTCCATTCTCTGCGCATGCTTTTTCCTGGCCAGGAAGCCTCTCACTCTGGCCTGCAGCTGGATTATGAAGCCTTCGTTGGCCAGCCATAACTGCTCCCTGTTATAATCCACTGTGACACAGCTGACGACTCCCTGAGGAGAGACGGGAAACGTTTTCCCACAAAGCACTTCTAACAACTGATGCATTTACTTCAATGATAGTTTAAAATGGTACCTGGATTTCATCTTTATCAAGCTGAACAGTGTTGGGGTCAAACTCTTCAGGCTGCTGCCACAAACCCTGTCCCGTCTCCAAGTTGAAATAATAGTCATATCGGTCCCGAACACAATGTTTCACCCACACACCATGAGAGCCGCCTGgacatcataataaaaataataatgaagtaaACAATGTTCATCACTAATAGCAGTCACTGAAATGTTACAGAAGGGTTGTCACCTTCAGCAGCTTTTTCATCCTGCCTGTCTGACAGTTCAGACTGGTACGTGTCGGCACATTCGGAGAGGACAGCCTTCAGTCCGGCACCAGGAGACTGCAAAGCCCTCAGTGTTTTCTGGGGGTCTCCCTCTGCTACACTTCTGTTGATATCAGCTAAAGCCCCAGCAACTGACAAAACATATGAGGGGAAATGTCAACGCAAGGGacaaaagaaaatatcaatatatatttacacacgCTGGTAAACAAGGAAATGACATACATATGAAAGCCTCCTCTGCATCTTGATTGGCTGCATCAATGGCCTCCTGGATCTGGTCCAGCCACAGAACTGCAGACTCATCCCCACAGCGCTAGAAAAAAAAGACCAGAGAAAGACGTTCAACCTCTGCGGAGCTAATTTGACCTTCAGGCTAGATTAAGTCTGTAATAGAACTatatattactttattatttattatgaccTACTGGGGAAAAGTCAAACCAAGCCATTATGCACTTCAGCAGTGACGCAATGGCGGCATTTTGAATCAAATTTGATATCTATATGGCACATGcaatcacaaacaaaaaaaaatacagaaaaaaaatgcaatgacaAGAAAGCATGTGAAGTCTGTCACAGCAGAAGTATATATACAGACATGTACAGCGCCTGATTACTAAAACAAGCAATACAAACTTAGTAGGGATAACAGTCAAATAAACCGTAATTCTGTCATGTGAAAACATTTAGTCCCATTTTTCCCAAAACGTCTTTCCCTTGTGGTTTTGAAGTCACTACGAGAAGGTCAACAAATGACCTGCATGGAGGGCAACCGTGGGTGTGTTACTCTGGAGCCAACATTGTGtgtcttttctgctgtagtCAAAATATCTGTGATAAGATATTTCCCATTCTTATTGAATCCTTcagcctttttatttatttagttatttatttataccagCTACCTGGACAGATCACCACTTTCCTCCTCTCAAAATTGGTGACGACTAATGTGCATTAGGTCCAAAAAATGTCGGTATGCTCAGCATGATCTGATCCAGACACCAGCATGGATGGCACTGAGTTTACAGTTCTGGCATGGAGTGAGAAAAATCTCTCCAGACAAAACAACAGAGTCTGTCAGACTTGGCTCCACTCCTCTTTAGTTGTAGCATATTAGCCTGTTTTTTACAGCAGTTCAGCACCATCAAGCCTTATTAGAATTGACTGGCCAAGTATGTAACATTGTTATGTGAATAAGCGTTATCAAATATTtggatattaataaaaatggCATACctggagaaataaaaatgaattaagaCTGGCACATATGGTGCGACCGTGACATCATGACAAAGTAAATACACACAGAGAAAGGGGAGCGTATGTAGAATGTACAACAATAGGTGAAGTCATATGGCTGAGATAAAGTCTCTTCCTTGTTTTATCAGATTTAATCTTGGCCAACActtaagatgaaaataaaaaagattgtTCGTTTAACCTGACTTGGGGTGGTTCCCAGGCTAACATTAGAGAACTCTAGGGGGGACAGGGTGTTCCCCGCAGCTAAGGAAGGAAGCTGCCATTAACAGAtgctaaaaaaatctttcaagTTTGTATCGGCATGTGGATAATAACTTCCTACTCTGCAAAAGAGCGTATTGTGTCAGGAAGCACAAGATAAAAATAACTCTTGTTGCCGCTGAAGATCCAACAGGCACAAAGGTCACTCAGCTGGTTAGTATTTGTATGAATAGAGCTAATTAGAACAGTTGTCTCTGACCAGCCAGGAACTTTATTTTCAGTAGCTTGTTTATAGCTCCAGCTGCTGATAAGGCAGAAGGCCACGTTCTCCAACCTCAGCAAAGCTGCGCATACTACTGACGCAAACAGATGGGAATTCAGGAATTCCGGGACAGGAAACATGCTGGGTGCATGGCTCAACATGAAAACACCCCCGCATACGGCCGTCAGAGGCCAGAGCGAATACACAGCCACCACAGTCGTGTCCCACTACAGAGATGCACAACAGCAGACGTAACCACAGAAAAGCTTCGGTGTATATTCAAGTAACTTAAGTGCGGCGGAAGGTCTTTTGAATCCCTCTGCGGTCCAGTCATGGCTGACCTGGTGTCCGGATTACTTGCTGGCCtaatggcagcgcagactgCTCAGCATGAAGGTGAGTCCACAGTCTTCACTCTTGCTATGTATTAGTATATATATTGTACTTATTGTGGCTTGGACAGAGATGAGTTTACTGACTAAGGGATGTGTGTGCAATTGCATTAGTCACCTTTAAGTACAAAAACTGGTCAAATTTCATTGACTGTTCTATTTTCCACTTTAAACCAATAGGCAACAGAAGCAGCATAACACGGAGCAACTCGACCGGTGCGACACCAAAAACCTTTAAGGGGAGGCTTCGAATAGACAACTTCACCAGCATGGACCCACAACTGAACTTGTACCCCGACGACGCTGTCACAGGATACACAACAGGGGTGCTAAGCAACTGGGTGATACCCTGCGCCTATATCGTCGCCATGCTGGTGGGAATCCCCTCCAACGCCTACATCCTGGCCTTCCTGCGAGTCCGAATGAGAGCCAAGTCCTTGTCCACGGTGATCCTCTACCTAAACCTGGCCTTGTCtgacctgctgctcctgctgtcgCTCGCGCTGCGTGTTCACTACCATTTTAATGGAAATGACTGGATATTTGGGGAAACCTCCTGTCGGCTCATCACAGCTCTGTTTTATGGGAACGTGTACTGCTCGGCGCAGACTATAGCGTGCATCAGTCTGAAGCGGTACCTGGCTGTGGCCCGCCCATTCTTGTACAGGCGGCTGGCTAAAACTGCGCTGGCCATGTGGATGTGCTTGATTGTGTGGATCCTGTTTGTCGCTGCCATTGTTCCCGAGCTTCTGGTCCGGCAGAGTTACCACATTATTCAACTCGGGGTCACGACCTGCCATGACGTGCTTCCAATCGAGGTGGACTCCTACAGAGTGATGGTGCAGTACAGGCTGGTACTGGTTTGCCTGGGCTTCATGATACCTTTCCTCATATGCATTTATGCCCATTTAGCGGTGATATTCCACCTCGGGCAATCCGGTTGCGACTGGAGACCATTTATCAGGGTCAGCTCCCTGGTTTTCATCATCTTTGTCATCTGTTTTCTCCCCAGCAGTGTCCTGCACATGGCTCACTACATCCGTCTGTTTTCCAATGGAGACGACCATCTGTACGAATACTACAGAGtagctgtgtgtctgtgctgcttCCACAGTTGTTTGGACCCTTTCCTGTGTTTGCTCATTTCAAAGACCGCTACATCAGAGCTACAATTCATCCCCCTCCGCGGGATACCTCAGAGACTGGCTATTATGA contains:
- the iqgap2 gene encoding ras GTPase-activating-like protein IQGAP2 produces the protein MYHEETAAFQKPRYGTIQDDERLSAEEMDERRRQNIAYEYLCHLEEAKRWIEACLEEDLPPTTELEEGLRNGVYLGKLATFFAPKMVSEKRIYDRDQTRYKSNGLHFRHTDNTVQWLRAMESVGLPKIFYPETTDVYDRKNMPKVVYCIHALSLYLYKLGIAPQIQDLLGKVDFTEEEISNMRSELEKYGIQMPAFSKIGGILANELSVDEAALHAAVIAINEAINKGQASVTMAALHNPNAMLRNIKDSLAQEYQDTLSQAKGRKQHQSSRRKSTLSTEERDVYEELLTQQEIQSCIDFVNVQTAIMQVNQAVSDQDEVALLAALRLEDLALLGVQEAYCHWYLEHFTTYCQHKTKDSGKPLMVDKEEIQRVVSSCNDFAEAEKRKLQAVAAINTAIRLGNPEDTVQELMNPEAQLPIVYQPAANLYQNELFSLQLQGGRSGLSHEELSVAVEMLSAVAVLNEVLDTKDPQAVIEQLTDSPLGFTNMDQDNVHRYADTLITLRAEALASGQEFLTWNDVQKCIDAVNIQVHEEHERIIAIAEINEALNSGDHQQTLEALLLPTARLTGVDPAIAKHYHDVLLYNKQLLCERCGDESAVLWLDQIQEAIDAANQDAEEAFIFAGALADINRSVAEGDPQKTLRALQSPGAGLKAVLSECADTYQSELSDRQDEKAAEGGSHGVWVKHCVRDRYDYYFNLETGQGLWQQPEEFDPNTVQLDKDEIQGVVSCVTVDYNREQLWLANEGFIIQLQARVRGFLARKKHAQRMEYLREQEPHVVKLQACWKGYKQRKAYKERMNLLQDNVDSIVKLQSWVKMWKAKRQYNQRLRYFKEHEKEIVKIQAFLKANKAREDYRTLTGAKDPPLSVVRKFVHLLEQSPLDVQEEQEVTRLREEVVTKIRSNQQMEKDLNLMDIKIGLLVKNRITLQDVVTHNKKMKNMKNKERKDELAGADRLGIKGLNKVKRRKLEAYQHLFYLLQTNPSYLAKLIFQMPQNKSTKFMDTVIFTLYNYASNQREEYLLLKLFKTALEEEINSKVDQMQDIVTGNPTVIKMVVSFNRGARGHNTLRQLLAPVVKDLIEDKNLGINTNPVDVYKAWVNQVETATGEASKLPYEVTPEQAMSHEEVRNRLEASSVALRAATDKVLNSIVSSLDNIPYGMKYIAKVLKNCLHEKFPDASDDELMKIVGNLLYYRYMNPAIVAPDGFDIIDMSAGGQLHSDQRRNLGSVAKMLQHAAANKLFEGENAHLTPLNNYISQTYDKFREFFQAACDVPEPEEKFNIDEYSDMVTLSKPIIYISIEEIINTHSLLLEHLDAISPDRNDLLHELLQDLGDVPDVETLLGEGAVNPNDPNRETALSLLAKTEISLTLTSKFELLEGDDKDLKTLMTKTKKLIVDVVRIQPAETLTEILESPASAPQELEHNKIVARRAVQDAQTPEGLKSSPAVLEDSQLPIEQKKRKIQRNLRNLEQASLVSAGNNYQDIINDVSKDIRYQRRYRQRRKAELVKLQQTLTALNSKTAFFQEQMNYYDTYIKTCLDNLNRKNSRRSIKLDSKGEGKGSKKSKPQSLKYTAARLHEKGVILEIEGLQTNQFKNVMFDISPTEEVGDFEVKAKFMGVEMEKVQLHFQDLLQMQYEGVAVMKMFDKAKVNVNLLIFLLNKKFHGK
- the f2rl2 gene encoding proteinase-activated receptor 3, with the protein product MADLVSGLLAGLMAAQTAQHEGNRSSITRSNSTGATPKTFKGRLRIDNFTSMDPQLNLYPDDAVTGYTTGVLSNWVIPCAYIVAMLVGIPSNAYILAFLRVRMRAKSLSTVILYLNLALSDLLLLLSLALRVHYHFNGNDWIFGETSCRLITALFYGNVYCSAQTIACISLKRYLAVARPFLYRRLAKTALAMWMCLIVWILFVAAIVPELLVRQSYHIIQLGVTTCHDVLPIEVDSYRVMVQYRLVLVCLGFMIPFLICIYAHLAVIFHLGQSGCDWRPFIRVSSLVFIIFVICFLPSSVLHMAHYIRLFSNGDDHLYEYYRVAVCLCCFHSCLDPFLCLLISKTATSELQFIPLRGIPQRLAIMMCN